The following are encoded together in the Flavobacterium sp. TR2 genome:
- a CDS encoding Ku protein produces the protein MRSIWTGSVSFGLINIPIKMFSAVQESSLDMDMLDAKDHANIKFKRVNENTGKEVDYANIVKGYNLEGKYIILEDSDFEAADAIKTKTIDIESFAFEKEIQSIYYEQPYYLEPDKGAMNAYGLLRDALEASGKVGVTRFVLRNKESLAILKPYKNVIVLNRIRFEQEIRSADELKLPPMSKKSTKEMDMAEKLIDQLTEKFDISGFKDEYTAKLLDIIKKKAKGKLQKAAPKLKVVHKQSDDLMEMLKASLETKKKKSS, from the coding sequence ATGAGATCAATTTGGACAGGTTCGGTAAGTTTTGGATTAATTAATATTCCGATAAAAATGTTTTCGGCGGTGCAGGAAAGCAGTTTGGATATGGATATGCTCGACGCGAAAGATCATGCCAATATCAAATTTAAGCGTGTCAACGAAAATACAGGCAAAGAGGTAGATTATGCCAACATCGTAAAAGGGTATAATCTGGAAGGCAAATACATTATTTTGGAAGATTCCGATTTTGAAGCCGCAGATGCCATTAAAACCAAAACAATCGATATTGAAAGTTTTGCTTTCGAAAAAGAAATTCAGAGCATTTACTACGAACAGCCCTATTATCTCGAGCCCGACAAAGGCGCCATGAATGCCTACGGACTGCTTCGCGATGCTCTAGAGGCTTCAGGAAAAGTTGGCGTTACGAGATTTGTTTTAAGAAACAAAGAAAGTCTGGCCATTTTAAAACCGTACAAAAATGTTATTGTTTTAAATAGAATTCGTTTTGAACAGGAAATTCGAAGTGCGGACGAATTAAAGCTTCCGCCAATGTCCAAAAAATCGACAAAAGAAATGGATATGGCAGAAAAATTAATCGATCAGCTGACTGAGAAATTTGATATTTCAGGTTTTAAAGATGAATATACCGCCAAGCTTTTGGACATCATTAAAAAGAAAGCCAAAGGAAAACTGCAAAAAGCAGCTCCAAAACTAAAAGTTGTGCACAAACAAAGCGATGATTTAATGGAAATGCTGAAAGCCAGTTTGGAAACCAAAAAGAAAAAATCGTCTTAA
- the metN gene encoding methionine ABC transporter ATP-binding protein MetN — protein sequence MIELKNVTKTFHQKDKIVSALSDVSLRVPEGKIFGVIGTSGAGKSTLIRCVNLLERPTSGEIIVDGKALMQLSNAELAIERRQIGMIFQHFNLLSSRTVFDNVAFPLELAGTAKSEIKTRVLELLQLVGLAEKANDYPASLSGGQKQRVAIARTLANNPKVLLSDEATSALDPATTRSILNLLRDINKRLNITVLLITHQMEVVKSICDEVAVISHGKLIEQGSVGEIFADPKHELTKEFISSSLHIDIPEVYQQKLQKQDDGNLNPLLKLEMTGKSVNEPVISEVSRLFDTDFKIVSAQMDQAGEVNFGVMLIELSGKRENYDVAIQYFNSKHIKTEILGYV from the coding sequence ATGATTGAATTAAAAAATGTAACCAAAACTTTTCATCAGAAAGATAAGATCGTTTCGGCTCTGTCTGATGTCTCGCTTAGAGTTCCTGAGGGGAAAATTTTTGGTGTAATTGGAACTTCTGGAGCAGGAAAAAGTACCCTGATTCGCTGTGTCAATTTGCTGGAAAGGCCGACTTCTGGCGAGATTATCGTTGACGGAAAAGCTTTGATGCAATTGTCAAACGCAGAATTGGCAATCGAAAGAAGACAGATTGGAATGATTTTTCAGCACTTTAATCTGCTGTCTTCCAGAACAGTTTTTGACAATGTGGCTTTTCCGTTAGAATTGGCTGGAACTGCAAAAAGCGAGATAAAAACAAGGGTTTTAGAATTATTGCAATTGGTGGGTCTTGCCGAAAAAGCAAACGATTATCCTGCAAGCCTTTCGGGCGGACAGAAACAGAGAGTGGCGATTGCAAGAACTCTAGCCAATAATCCGAAAGTGCTTTTGTCTGACGAAGCTACAAGTGCGCTAGATCCTGCCACAACTAGATCGATTTTAAATTTACTGAGAGACATTAACAAACGTCTCAATATTACCGTTTTGCTGATTACGCACCAAATGGAAGTAGTGAAATCAATTTGTGACGAGGTTGCGGTAATCAGTCATGGAAAGCTGATCGAACAGGGAAGTGTCGGCGAAATCTTTGCCGATCCGAAACATGAATTGACAAAAGAGTTTATTTCTTCGTCTTTGCATATCGATATTCCAGAAGTTTATCAGCAGAAACTGCAAAAACAGGATGATGGCAATCTAAACCCATTGCTGAAATTGGAAATGACAGGAAAGTCGGTTAATGAGCCTGTTATATCTGAAGTTTCTAGACTTTTTGATACCGATTTCAAAATTGTAAGCGCACAAATGGATCAGGCGGGAGAAGTAAATTTTGGCGTGATGCTAATTGAACTTTCAGGAAAACGCGAAAATTACGATGTGGCGATTCAATATTTTAATTCAAAACACATTAAAACAGAAATTTTAGGTTATGTCTGA
- the metQ gene encoding methionine ABC transporter substrate-binding lipoprotein MetQ: protein MKKNILKIAGVLALALVLSNCGKSKNNDPHFIKVGVASGPELKVAEAAKKVAKEKFGLEVELVSFNDYVIPNEALSQGDIDANAFQHKPYLDEQSKQRGYKLAIIGNTFVYPIAGYSKKIKSLSELKNESTIIIPNDPTNGGRSLLLLQKNGLLKLKEGVGLLPKVTDIVSNPKNLKILELEAPQLPRALDDQNVSIAIINNTFASAAGLVPSRDALFVEDKDSPYVNLVVSREDNKNEEKVKQFLQAFQSPEVEKAAEQEFKGGAVKGW from the coding sequence ATGAAAAAAAATATTTTAAAAATAGCTGGAGTTTTGGCTCTGGCGCTTGTTTTATCAAACTGCGGAAAAAGTAAAAACAATGATCCCCATTTTATAAAAGTGGGTGTGGCATCAGGACCAGAATTAAAAGTGGCTGAAGCGGCTAAAAAAGTAGCAAAAGAAAAATTCGGATTGGAAGTAGAACTGGTTTCTTTCAACGATTATGTAATTCCAAACGAAGCTTTAAGCCAAGGAGATATTGATGCAAATGCTTTTCAGCACAAGCCATATTTAGACGAGCAGTCAAAACAGAGAGGCTACAAATTGGCCATTATCGGAAACACATTTGTATATCCGATTGCAGGTTATTCTAAAAAAATAAAAAGCCTTTCTGAATTGAAAAACGAAAGCACGATTATTATTCCAAATGACCCAACAAACGGAGGACGTTCTTTACTGCTTTTGCAAAAAAACGGACTATTGAAACTAAAAGAAGGTGTTGGCCTATTGCCAAAAGTAACGGACATCGTAAGCAATCCTAAAAACCTAAAAATTTTAGAATTAGAAGCGCCTCAACTGCCTCGCGCTCTAGATGATCAAAATGTTTCAATTGCCATCATCAACAATACTTTTGCTTCTGCAGCAGGATTGGTTCCTTCGCGTGACGCTTTGTTTGTTGAAGATAAAGATTCGCCTTATGTAAATTTGGTCGTAAGCCGTGAAGACAATAAAAATGAAGAAAAAGTAAAACAGTTTTTACAAGCTTTTCAATCTCCAGAAGTTGAAAAAGCAGCCGAGCAAGAATTTAAAGGCGGAGCGGTAAAAGGCTGGTAG
- the ligD gene encoding DNA ligase D — MSLSKYNQKRDFKQTREPKGKIEKSASELIFVVQKHAASHLHYDFRLEMDGVLKSWAVPKGPSMDPEIKRLAMMVEDHPYSYKDFEGTIPEGNYGAGNVIVWDNGTYTSDEKTDSDEKQLLADLAKGRLSFILKGKKLKGEFSLVKLHGKQENAWLLIKKNDKYASDEDILEKNKSVISKRSLEQLIEKAEKLAPKTEEKTAEKKAVKKKPNPKVEIAAFIKPMLASVREKPFDDDEWIFENKYDGYRTIAVINAQQADLFSRNEISFNANFKPIADELKQIDHTVVLDGEIVVENDAGRADFQLLQNYMKTGIGNLKYYVFDLLNLDGNLITELSLLERKELLKILFNKYPFSNVFYSEHTVGDGIKQFEKAVRNKTEGIIAKRADSTYTINRRSANWLKIKTANEEEAIIIGITEPKNSRKYFGAILLGQYNGKKLEYIGKCGTGFTEAILKDLFTQLEPYFTDQSPLEEKIHIRDKIQWVQPKVVCQVKYSEWTQDQHLRHPVYLGTRMDKKAKEVLLSFKNDSTAPSNPEEMTTAQKNKAQIKTENDFDLKIGKTVLHLTNQNKVYFPKDGITKGDIIQYYDEVSELILPYLKDRPESMNRFPNGIDSPSFYQKDVDVDKIPKWLKTKKIFSESNNADIDYLICNNKETLLYMANLGCIEMNPWNSTIKHIQNPDWLVIDLDPAKDDFKQVVKTALMVKEVLDELETECLCKTSGASGLHIYIPLGAQYDYDSIKILGELIAKEVQSRLPDITTVDRSIKKRNSKLYIDFLQNRRGQTLAAPYSVRPKPGATVSTPLEWSEVNEKLHPSQFTIKNALKRFEKKGDLWKPVLSKGANIKKIIHKLENSPSS; from the coding sequence ATGTCACTGTCTAAATACAACCAGAAAAGAGATTTTAAACAAACTCGCGAGCCGAAAGGAAAAATCGAAAAATCGGCTAGCGAATTGATTTTTGTCGTGCAGAAACACGCCGCGTCTCACCTTCATTATGACTTTAGGTTAGAAATGGATGGTGTTTTAAAAAGCTGGGCAGTGCCAAAAGGTCCGTCAATGGATCCAGAAATAAAGCGTCTCGCCATGATGGTCGAGGATCATCCGTACAGCTATAAAGATTTTGAAGGCACAATTCCAGAAGGAAATTATGGCGCAGGAAATGTAATTGTCTGGGACAACGGAACGTATACTTCTGACGAAAAAACTGATTCTGACGAAAAACAATTGCTGGCCGATCTGGCAAAAGGCCGCTTGAGTTTTATTTTAAAAGGCAAAAAACTGAAAGGCGAATTTTCATTAGTCAAACTGCACGGAAAACAGGAAAATGCCTGGCTGCTGATCAAAAAAAATGACAAATATGCTTCTGATGAAGATATTTTAGAAAAAAATAAATCGGTTATTTCTAAAAGAAGTTTGGAACAATTGATTGAAAAAGCTGAAAAACTGGCTCCAAAAACAGAAGAAAAAACGGCTGAGAAAAAAGCAGTAAAAAAAAAGCCTAATCCGAAAGTTGAAATAGCTGCATTTATAAAACCAATGCTTGCCAGCGTACGCGAAAAACCTTTTGATGATGACGAATGGATTTTCGAAAACAAATATGACGGCTACCGAACTATTGCTGTAATCAATGCCCAGCAGGCAGATTTGTTCAGCAGAAACGAAATTTCTTTTAATGCTAATTTCAAACCCATTGCCGACGAATTAAAACAGATCGATCATACTGTAGTGCTCGATGGAGAAATTGTAGTGGAAAATGATGCTGGAAGAGCCGATTTTCAATTGCTTCAAAACTACATGAAAACCGGAATCGGGAATCTGAAATATTATGTTTTTGATTTGTTGAATCTGGATGGAAATCTCATTACCGAATTGTCTCTCTTAGAACGAAAAGAACTGCTTAAAATTCTTTTTAACAAATATCCTTTTTCCAATGTTTTTTATTCTGAACATACGGTAGGAGACGGAATTAAACAATTTGAAAAAGCCGTTAGGAATAAAACAGAAGGCATAATTGCCAAAAGAGCCGACAGCACTTATACGATAAACCGAAGAAGCGCCAACTGGCTCAAAATAAAAACCGCAAACGAAGAAGAAGCCATAATTATCGGAATTACAGAACCTAAAAATTCGAGAAAATATTTCGGCGCTATTCTCCTTGGCCAATATAATGGCAAGAAACTAGAATATATTGGCAAATGCGGAACAGGTTTTACAGAGGCCATTTTGAAAGATCTTTTTACACAATTAGAACCTTATTTTACTGACCAATCTCCCCTTGAGGAGAAAATCCACATACGGGATAAAATCCAATGGGTACAGCCAAAAGTGGTTTGTCAGGTTAAATATTCAGAGTGGACGCAAGATCAGCATTTAAGGCATCCCGTTTACCTCGGAACACGAATGGATAAAAAAGCGAAAGAAGTTCTTTTGTCTTTTAAAAATGATAGCACAGCACCATCAAACCCAGAAGAAATGACAACAGCGCAAAAAAATAAAGCACAGATTAAAACAGAGAACGATTTTGATCTGAAAATCGGCAAAACGGTATTGCATCTTACCAATCAGAATAAGGTTTATTTTCCTAAAGACGGCATCACAAAAGGCGATATTATTCAGTATTATGACGAAGTTTCAGAACTCATTCTTCCGTATCTGAAAGACCGTCCAGAATCGATGAACCGTTTTCCGAACGGAATTGATTCGCCCAGTTTTTATCAGAAAGATGTTGATGTCGATAAAATTCCGAAATGGCTTAAAACAAAAAAAATCTTCTCAGAATCCAACAATGCCGATATCGATTATCTCATCTGCAACAACAAAGAGACCTTGCTTTATATGGCAAATTTAGGCTGCATAGAAATGAATCCGTGGAATTCGACCATCAAACATATTCAGAATCCTGATTGGCTGGTAATCGATCTAGATCCTGCAAAAGATGATTTTAAACAAGTCGTAAAAACTGCTTTGATGGTAAAAGAAGTTTTGGACGAATTGGAAACCGAATGCCTGTGCAAAACTTCAGGCGCTTCGGGGCTGCACATTTACATTCCGCTAGGTGCACAGTACGATTATGATTCTATAAAAATTCTCGGTGAATTAATTGCAAAAGAAGTGCAATCTAGACTTCCCGATATTACTACAGTTGATAGAAGCATTAAAAAGAGAAACAGCAAATTGTATATCGATTTTTTGCAAAACCGACGCGGGCAAACTTTGGCGGCGCCGTATTCTGTTCGCCCAAAACCTGGTGCTACAGTTTCTACACCTTTGGAATGGAGTGAAGTGAATGAAAAACTGCATCCGTCGCAATTTACCATCAAAAATGCATTAAAGCGTTTTGAGAAAAAAGGCGATTTATGGAAACCTGTTTTATCAAAAGGCGCCAATATTAAAAAGATTATTCACAAACTAGAAAATAGTCCGAGCAGTTAA
- a CDS encoding DMT family transporter, giving the protein MVKEKKLPILSQLKEWKIIFIGIIFAFLWASASTATKIGLHSAQPFVISIFRFLIAGVIMLVISHFIMAKRLPQKKEWIQISIYGLLNITFYLGLYVIAMQKVSAGLGSLAVATNPVFIVLISAVWLSHKINFKSVISLVLCFAGVFLAAYPLLQSSFATPGGILILIVSMMAYSLGTIYYSTKEWNGLHILTINGWQTIIGALFLLPALALTYQSDKNTFNADFWFSTAWLAIAVSIGAIQFWLYLLKINPIKASYWLFLCPIFGFLIAYFMVDEPLTLYTLFGVAFVIIGLYISLSSKQIKK; this is encoded by the coding sequence ATGGTTAAAGAAAAAAAGCTTCCAATTTTAAGTCAATTAAAAGAATGGAAAATCATTTTTATTGGAATTATTTTCGCTTTTTTGTGGGCATCTGCATCAACAGCCACAAAAATCGGACTTCATTCTGCACAGCCTTTCGTGATTTCTATTTTTAGATTTTTAATTGCTGGAGTTATTATGCTTGTTATTTCACATTTTATAATGGCAAAACGGCTGCCTCAAAAAAAAGAATGGATCCAGATTAGTATTTATGGTCTGCTTAATATCACTTTTTACTTGGGTCTGTATGTGATTGCCATGCAAAAAGTATCCGCAGGTTTAGGGAGTTTGGCAGTAGCAACTAATCCGGTTTTTATTGTTTTGATTTCTGCAGTTTGGTTATCTCATAAAATCAATTTTAAAAGTGTAATCAGTTTAGTGCTTTGTTTTGCAGGTGTTTTTTTAGCGGCCTATCCTTTATTGCAAAGCAGCTTTGCAACTCCCGGCGGAATACTCATTTTAATTGTCAGCATGATGGCCTATTCATTGGGAACCATTTACTATTCGACTAAAGAATGGAACGGATTACACATTCTAACCATCAATGGCTGGCAAACTATAATTGGCGCCCTATTTTTGCTTCCCGCATTAGCGCTTACATACCAATCGGATAAAAATACGTTTAATGCAGATTTTTGGTTTTCGACAGCATGGCTGGCAATTGCAGTCTCCATAGGAGCCATTCAGTTTTGGCTGTATCTTTTAAAAATCAATCCCATAAAAGCTTCGTATTGGCTTTTTCTATGTCCGATATTCGGATTTTTGATAGCTTATTTTATGGTCGATGAACCGCTGACATTGTATACGCTTTTTGGAGTTGCTTTTGTTATAATAGGCTTATACATCAGTTTGTCTTCCAAGCAAATTAAAAAATAA
- the nagA gene encoding N-acetylglucosamine-6-phosphate deacetylase: MKQAIVNAVVHTGDEIIENGTVIIENGKIISVQKEIPNDMEQIDLGGKHLSAGFIDIQINGGERLYFSQTPNEETIQDIYDASLKYGTTHILPCLISSSRETILEGIEAVRSYMKKHNNGVIGMHLEGPFLNPLRRGAHSMDQVRKPTDEELDEIIEKGKDIIKVITIAPECFTEEQLNKLIESGITISIGHSTITHKEAQPYFAKGINLVTHLFNAMTQFGHREPGLVGAVFENEDVYAPVILDGAHCDYAAAKVAYKLKKDKFFLISDATFLGRKVANFKWDNFDAHLENGFYRNEDGNLAGATISMAEAVQNAYNHLNVSADEAIKMASTRVASAIGVQDRVGKIKSGFPASFVKFNPDLSEIETLNFS, translated from the coding sequence ATGAAACAAGCGATTGTAAATGCTGTTGTGCACACAGGCGACGAAATAATTGAAAATGGAACTGTAATTATTGAAAACGGAAAGATTATTTCGGTGCAGAAAGAAATTCCAAATGATATGGAACAAATTGATTTGGGAGGAAAACATCTTTCGGCAGGATTTATAGATATTCAGATCAACGGCGGAGAAAGACTTTATTTCAGCCAGACTCCAAACGAAGAGACGATTCAGGATATTTATGATGCAAGCCTCAAATACGGTACAACGCATATTTTGCCTTGTTTGATATCTTCTTCAAGAGAAACTATTTTAGAAGGAATTGAAGCGGTTCGTTCCTACATGAAAAAGCATAACAATGGCGTTATCGGAATGCATTTGGAAGGACCTTTTTTAAATCCGTTAAGACGTGGCGCACACAGTATGGATCAGGTTAGAAAACCTACCGATGAAGAACTGGATGAAATAATCGAAAAAGGAAAAGATATTATCAAAGTAATAACAATCGCTCCAGAATGTTTTACAGAAGAACAATTAAATAAACTGATCGAAAGCGGCATTACGATTTCAATTGGGCATTCGACTATTACGCACAAAGAAGCGCAGCCTTATTTTGCAAAAGGAATAAATCTGGTAACCCATTTGTTTAATGCCATGACTCAGTTTGGACACCGCGAACCCGGTTTGGTAGGAGCTGTTTTTGAAAACGAAGATGTCTACGCTCCAGTAATTTTGGATGGTGCTCATTGTGATTATGCTGCTGCAAAAGTGGCGTACAAATTAAAAAAAGACAAATTTTTTCTTATAAGCGATGCGACCTTTTTAGGGCGAAAAGTAGCCAATTTTAAATGGGATAATTTTGACGCTCATTTAGAAAATGGTTTTTACAGAAACGAAGATGGCAATCTGGCGGGAGCTACAATATCAATGGCAGAAGCAGTGCAAAATGCTTATAATCATCTGAATGTTTCTGCAGATGAAGCAATAAAAATGGCTTCTACAAGAGTCGCTTCTGCTATTGGCGTGCAAGATAGAGTTGGAAAAATTAAATCTGGTTTTCCTGCCAGTTTTGTCAAATTCAATCCTGATTTAAGCGAAATAGAAACACTTAATTTCTCTTAA
- a CDS encoding methionine ABC transporter permease MetI → MSDSLIDLLLKGTWETIVMTFVSGFFGFLLGLPTGILLFLTRKNQILEQPVLNRTLSVVVNIFRSIPFIILIVWMIPFTRAIVGTSIGVSAALVPLSIGAAPFIARLVENSLLSLPSGLIEAARALGATPFQIVYKVLLPEALPSLINAASITLITLVGYSAMGGAVGAGGLGQVGYQYGYIGYDAVTMNSVLALLVILVFAIQFAGDKLSKRFDHR, encoded by the coding sequence ATGTCTGATTCTCTTATAGATTTATTGTTAAAAGGAACGTGGGAAACCATTGTTATGACCTTTGTATCGGGCTTTTTCGGGTTTTTATTAGGGCTTCCGACAGGAATTTTACTGTTCTTAACCCGTAAAAACCAAATTCTGGAACAGCCAGTTTTAAACAGAACATTGTCGGTTGTGGTAAATATTTTTCGTTCTATTCCATTCATTATTTTAATCGTTTGGATGATTCCATTTACACGTGCCATTGTTGGAACTTCAATTGGCGTTAGTGCGGCTTTGGTTCCGTTGAGTATTGGTGCAGCGCCATTTATTGCGCGATTGGTTGAAAATAGTTTGCTGAGCCTTCCGTCAGGATTAATCGAAGCGGCTAGAGCATTGGGAGCAACTCCTTTTCAGATTGTTTACAAAGTATTGCTGCCAGAAGCTTTGCCTTCTTTAATCAATGCGGCTTCCATTACTTTAATTACCCTTGTCGGATATTCTGCAATGGGTGGAGCCGTTGGAGCAGGAGGCCTAGGGCAAGTGGGCTATCAGTACGGATATATCGGCTACGATGCCGTGACAATGAATTCGGTTCTGGCTTTATTGGTCATTTTGGTATTCGCGATTCAGTTTGCCGGAGACAAATTATCAAAACGATTCGATCATAGATAA